One segment of Castanea sativa cultivar Marrone di Chiusa Pesio chromosome 3, ASM4071231v1 DNA contains the following:
- the LOC142628984 gene encoding uncharacterized protein LOC142628984 gives MSFKSKNARETYQNMVTALLYGIIVKSRDRKGHIVNLRKFFERIKEYKLKLNPQKLTFGVITGKLLGFLVSDRGIKVDPSKIKVILAMPQPKSEKEIRGFLGQPLSVISNFCAENPVEGESGREDFPDEDILNIELEAWKMYFNGAVNWYGNGTGVFFIILDGSHIPMAAELNFEATNNMKKYETCITRIEALPELGEKEAKVYGDSLFVIAQAQKLWKVKEEHL, from the exons ATGTCGTTCAAATCAAAGAATGCAAGAGAAACTTATCAAAATATGGTCACAGCCTTGTTATATGGCATCATAGTGAAGTCAAGAGATAGAAAAGGCCACATTGTCAACTTGAGGAAGTTTTTTGAAAGGATCAAAGAATACAAGCTCAAATTGAACCCCCAAAAGCTTACCTTTGGAGTAATCACTGGGAAGTTACTAGGATTTCTAGTGAgcgatagaggaatcaaagtTGATCCATCAAAGATCAAAGTTATTTTGGCCATGCCTCAACCCAAGAGTGAGAAGGAGATAAGAGGATTTCTAGGTCAACCACT GAGTGTCATATCAAACTTCTGTGCCGAAAACCCCGTGGAAGGAGAAAGTGGTAGAGAAGACTTTCCAGATGAGGATATATTGAACATAGAACTTGAAGCATGGAAGATGTACTTCAATGGAGCAGTAAATTGGTATGGGAATGGGACAGGAGTGTTTTTTATTATCCTTGATGGATCACACATACCCATGGCTGCTGAGTTGAACTTTGAGGCAACCAACAACATGAAAAAATATGAAACTTGTATCACCAGAATCGAAGCTCTGCCTGAGCTAGGGGAAAAGGAAGCCAAAGTTTATGGGGATTCACTGTTTGTTATAGCACAAGCCCAAAAGTTATGGAAGGTGAAGGAAGAGCATCTCTAA
- the LOC142628250 gene encoding mitotic spindle checkpoint protein MAD2-like produces MASKTVAKDIITLRGSAAIVSEFFGYAANSILYNRGVYPEESFVKVKKYGLPMLLTQDEGVKSFIANLNTQLSEWLEAGQLQRIVLVIMSKATNEVLERWNFTIETDSEVVEKGVSREKSDKEIMREIQAIMRQIASSITYLPCLDEACVFDVLAYTDKDVAVPFTWIESDPKLIANPQMVKLHSFDTKIHKIDTLVSYKNDEWDEQ; encoded by the exons ATGGCCTCAAAAACAGTGGCTAAAGATATCATCACTCTTCGTGGTTCAGCGGCTATTGTCAGCGAGTTTTTTG GGTATGCTGCGAATAG TATTCTTTACAATCGCGGAGTTTATCCGGAAGAAAGTTTTGTGAAGGTGAAGAAATATGGGCTTCCTATGTTGCTTACTCAGGATGAGGGTGTTAAATCCTTCATTGCCAATCTAAACACTCAGCTTTCTG AATGGCTGGAAGCTGGACAGTTGCAAAGGATTGTTCTTGTGATAATGAGTAAGGCTACCAATGAGGTCCTAGAGAGGTGGAACTTTACCATTGAGACTGATAGCGAGGTCGTTGAGAAAGG TGTGTCTAGGGAAAAGAGTGACAAGGAAATCATGAGAGAGATACAAGCTATCATGCGACAGATTGCTTCGAGCATTACCTACTTGCCATGCCTCGACGAAGCCT GTGTCTTTGATGTGTTGGCCTACACTGACAAAGATGTTGCAGTCCCATTCACTTGGATCGAGAGTGACCCCAAACTTATTGCTAATCCACAGATGGTCAAATTGCATTCCTTTGATACCAAG ATTCACAAGATTGACACTCTTGTGTCATACAAGAATGACGAATGGGATGAGCAGTAG